A region of the Phyllopteryx taeniolatus isolate TA_2022b chromosome 9, UOR_Ptae_1.2, whole genome shotgun sequence genome:
taagagggggggggggggaggggggggggaatccgtGCAAGTGATCATGTGAAAGAATGCAAGTGATGTTGTGTGGTAAAATGCAAATTTAGATctttcctcctgctcctcctcctcctcctcctcctcccgggCTGCATTAGCAAAGTGGCGCCTGTGCAGGTGCGCGGGGCGGTAATCCCATGTGGCCGCTCGAAGGTGATAAATGAACGACAAAGCTCCGGAGCTGGTTTGTTCTCGGGGTTGCAGGTGAATGGCGGAGCGAGGCGGTGCGAGTTCTCTTGTTTGACGTCTCCATGGAGACCGCCCGAGCGGCGCCAGGCTGACAGGCGTCAGGGCTCCAATGAATGGGTGACGTCACCGCCCTGGCGCCTGCCAGTCTGCGCGCTGCGCGGGCTTGTTTGGACAATCTGCGaggggggaggaagaggagccatGTGAGGAAACATGGGAAGGAATCTGGGAGAAGTTACCACGAACACTGCTCGTCTTGTAGCTTCGGGAAAAGGCTGGAAAATGAGAGAACAAGCGAGCAGAAAGACAGCTTGGAGCTCTTGCGAATCCAGTGCTGTGGAACTATAGTGGCAAGCATTTGCTTCACATTTCATTCGATACTGGCTTTCGCACATTTCAACTTATTTCATATCTGAGGGATTTCGTTTGTTGTTgcactttattgttgttgttgctctaCAAATTATGTCTGCACATTGCACAAAAGTAATAAATCTTATGACACCTGCAGAAAATGCAGAGCACACTGCTTCAGTAGACGTTTGGATGATATTCCGTACCCGTAAATTGGTTTTTTATCActtggactttttcttttttaatttaacatatgcctcaaaaagaaaataatatagtTGAGAAGTGAGAAAAAGCTataaaataatgtgtgtgtgtttatatgtacgTTGTGTAtatacactaaaaaaaaaaaaaaagtacttaactTGATCATGTACATCAGgtgcacgtgattaaaatgaTTTAACTTTCCCCTCTTCTCCTCGAAAATAATAGAGTCgtgttagtttaacacattttaatcatgtgcaaccgacaTGTTTAGAATTAAGTCAATTgaaaggactttttttcaggGGTGTCGCTATATGtggacattttgctttttttttgcattgcatttgtTTGAATTATTGCACCTCTATATGTCAACAGGTAGGATTTGAATACGTGTTCACTTCTTTCTACTCCTTTTCAGAGCAGCAGTACACAGTGTTACCGTATGGGATATTTGTATTGTAGATTTTtcatttctctttgttttctttttttgtactgcatgttcaggaaaagagaaaaaaaaaaaaagttcaatcaaCCAGTGAGAACTAGAGAGCCCTAAACGCAAATTGCGCTCAGGGTCCCACGGAGGCGCTCATGGGAATGAGCGACTGCAGAGGTGCACATCTGCAGCGCCGTGCAGCAACAATAGCCAAATGTGTCAGGCAGcgttgttttattcattcatcgaTTCTCCCAGCAACCGCAGCACCCCGCGACTGTcccctcccccccgcccccacggCAGGCAATCTCCACCTGCGGAGTCCCCAAGCCTCGCAACGGACAGCTGAATTCCCACATATTAGCCACAAAAGACAcacatttgtttccatttgtaaCGCCATCCCTCAAACAGATTGGAAATCCCGATAGCCAGCCGCGGCCGGTGATTGGGCGACCCATTCAAAGGAAAGCCGCCACGCGATTGGCTGAGCTCCGGCGAGGCCGCGCCCCCTCCCGCCGCTCTCGCTATATAAAGCAGGCGGCCTCTCCATGTGCCCGCTGCGAACTGTCAACATTGACTCGCTCCGACCTCCGAAGGAGAAAGCGCAAGTGTGTATTTCGGGGAAAGTACGAGCCGAAAGCTCCTCGTCACCATGAAGGTGGTCGGATCTACGTGCGCCCTGAAGAGCAAAGTGGGCGGCGACGACATGGTGCGCTGCTTGTCCGAGCAGAGCCTCGCCATCTCCAAGTGCAAGATCCCGCTGCTGGACGAGCAGATGAGCGTCTTCCTGCAGGACATGAACAGCTGCTACAGCAAGCTCAAGGAGCTCGTGCCCACCCTGCCGACCAACAAGAAGGCGAGCAAGGTGGAGATCCTGCAGCACGTCATCGACTACATCTGGGATCTGCAGGTGGAGCTGGACGAGCCCGAGAGGAGCCGCGCGCACCAGCCGGGAGCCGCGCAACCTCGCACGCCGCTCACCGCGCTCAACGCGGAGCTCGCCGGCATCGCCGTAGACGTGAGTAGCTCCGAACGTCTCTGCCGGAGTTGCTCGAGTTGCTCCGTCGCAGTGTCCTCATGCTCTGGCGTGTCCCTTTGCAGAACGCGTGCTCGGACGACAGGATCATGTGCCGCTGAGAGCTCGGCGCAGCATCTTCAGCTTCACGAGGCTTTTCCAAAGATGTCACCGTGCAGCATCCGCGGAAACCTTTGAACTGTTGttaggggcgggggggggggggagatgtgaggggtgtgtggggggggggggggggggggtaaccgGGGTCGTTCACGTCCGCTCCCCGAAAAACAAAAGGGCGACAAGCGCTGCGCGGACGTCCTCGAGTTGGAGAGGATGTCGAAGCAAGAAGTCGCTCGAGGCTCTCCATTCGTCCGAGGCCCCGGAGGGAGAGAAGAAGCACTCAGATGAGACTGGACTGGCCAGCCGGACCGAGACCACATGGGTCCGGCGCAACCGGCGGAGCCTGTTGCATGTTCTACAACGCTTCTGTTACATTCTTCTAtcgtgtgcaaaaaaaaatatatatagatatatatatatatagagagagagagagagagagaaaaagaaatcattccacaaatttgtatttttttttactttttttattctcaGATTCCTGAGTGACAAACTGTATTGTATATTACAATGCCACATTACATGTGAACATATTGTTTTCTtacaatgtacattttattggtgatttttgtttttggtttgtttttttaa
Encoded here:
- the id1 gene encoding DNA-binding protein inhibitor ID-1 — its product is MKVVGSTCALKSKVGGDDMVRCLSEQSLAISKCKIPLLDEQMSVFLQDMNSCYSKLKELVPTLPTNKKASKVEILQHVIDYIWDLQVELDEPERSRAHQPGAAQPRTPLTALNAELAGIAVDNACSDDRIMCR